The region CGGGAACCTCGGGACGCACCGCAATTTTACCTCACCGCACCTTCGCCATGTCCCTATCTGCTGGACAGACAGGAGCGCAAGGTTTTTACCCATTTGATCGGCCGCCGGGCGGTGGCTCTGAACGATCAGCTCACGCAATCGGGATTCCGGCGCTCGCAGACCATCGCTTACCGGCCTGCTTGCGAAAATTGCCGGTCTTGTGTTTCGGTCCGTATCAAGGCCGGTGAGTTCCGTTCCTCCCGCAATTTCCGGCGGATCGCCGAACTCAATCGCGATGTCACGGCGACGGTGACTCGGCCGGAGCCGAGCCGAGCTCAATATTCGCTGTTTCGCCGGTATCTCGACGCGCGGCATAGCGATGGCGGCATGGCGGATATGACGGCGCTCGACTACGCAACGATGATCGAGGACAGCCATGTCGAAACCCGTCTCATCGAATATCGCCTTTCTGGGGAAAATGCGGACGGCGAGCGGCCATTGGTTGCCGCTTGCCTCACCGATGTCCTCGCCGACGGCCTGTCGATGGTC is a window of Methylocapsa sp. D3K7 DNA encoding:
- a CDS encoding arginyltransferase, with product MTREPRDAPQFYLTAPSPCPYLLDRQERKVFTHLIGRRAVALNDQLTQSGFRRSQTIAYRPACENCRSCVSVRIKAGEFRSSRNFRRIAELNRDVTATVTRPEPSRAQYSLFRRYLDARHSDGGMADMTALDYATMIEDSHVETRLIEYRLSGENADGERPLVAACLTDVLADGLSMVYSFYEPEERHRSFGTYMILDHIERARRLGLPHVYLGYWVEGSRKMDYKARFLPQERLGMNGWERVE